A region of Paractinoplanes abujensis DNA encodes the following proteins:
- a CDS encoding bifunctional 5,10-methylenetetrahydrofolate dehydrogenase/5,10-methenyltetrahydrofolate cyclohydrolase, with amino-acid sequence MSSEARLLPGKPVAEAVLADVSERAAKLKAQGVTPSLATVLVGDDDASAGYIRIKQRQAAELGFDSPHRHLSGDITQQQLLDVVAELNADKNVHGVLIQYPIPAHLDYDAALMTLDPDKDVDGMHPLNMGRLAVGLPGPLPCTPAGIEALLAHYEIPVAGREVVILGRGATLGRPLAMLLAQKRPTANAAVTVVHTGVPDWERYTKRAEILIAAAGVPGIIQPEHVRPGATVIGAGVRYEGKRLLPDVAEECAAVAGAITPRVGGVGPTTVAMLFRNAITAAERAVATAE; translated from the coding sequence ATGTCCTCAGAAGCCCGACTTCTCCCCGGCAAGCCCGTCGCCGAGGCCGTGCTGGCCGACGTCTCCGAGCGCGCCGCCAAGCTCAAGGCCCAGGGCGTGACGCCCAGCCTGGCCACCGTGCTCGTCGGCGACGACGACGCCAGCGCCGGCTACATCCGGATCAAGCAGCGGCAGGCCGCCGAGCTCGGCTTCGACTCCCCGCACCGGCACCTCTCGGGTGACATCACCCAGCAGCAGCTGCTCGACGTGGTGGCCGAGCTCAACGCCGACAAGAACGTGCACGGCGTGCTCATCCAGTACCCGATCCCGGCCCACCTCGACTACGACGCGGCGCTGATGACCCTCGACCCCGACAAGGACGTCGACGGCATGCACCCGCTCAACATGGGCCGCCTCGCCGTCGGCCTGCCCGGCCCGCTGCCCTGCACCCCGGCCGGCATCGAGGCGCTGCTGGCCCACTACGAGATCCCGGTGGCCGGGCGCGAGGTCGTCATCCTGGGCCGGGGGGCCACCCTGGGCCGTCCGCTGGCCATGCTGCTGGCTCAGAAGCGGCCCACCGCCAACGCCGCCGTCACCGTGGTGCACACCGGTGTGCCCGACTGGGAGCGCTACACCAAGCGGGCCGAGATCCTGATCGCCGCGGCCGGGGTGCCCGGCATCATCCAGCCCGAGCACGTCCGGCCGGGCGCCACGGTGATCGGCGCCGGGGTCCGCTACGAGGGCAAGCGTCTGCTGCCCGACGTCGCCGAGGAGTGCGCCGCCGTCGCCGGGGCGATCACCCCGCGGGTCGGCGGGGTGGGCCCGACGACGGTGGCGATGCTGTTCCGCAACGCGATCACCGCCGCCGAGCGGGCCGTCGCTACAGCAGAGTGA
- a CDS encoding carbonic anhydrase, whose translation MSIGRRSLLAAGATALAATVVPTAAHASAEPASPGTYDEAIRELLRGNRRFVTGHLRHPHQNVAAIHRLAAAQDPFVITLGCADSRVPSELLFDQGLGDIFDNRVAGNIVDDLLLGSMEYAVEHFDPPLLLVLGHERCGAISATVDILRSGGEAPGHIAAIVDALTPIVEPVLSLPGDPVENGVVANVRAQVAALTASSPIIREKVEAGHLGVAGARYDLDTGKVTLL comes from the coding sequence ATGTCCATCGGACGTCGTTCCCTGCTCGCCGCGGGCGCCACCGCGCTCGCCGCGACAGTGGTCCCCACCGCGGCCCACGCCAGTGCCGAGCCTGCCTCGCCCGGCACCTACGACGAGGCCATCCGTGAGCTGCTGCGCGGCAACCGCCGCTTCGTCACCGGCCACCTGCGTCACCCGCACCAGAACGTCGCCGCGATCCACCGGCTGGCCGCGGCCCAGGACCCGTTCGTCATCACGCTCGGCTGCGCCGACTCCCGCGTACCGTCGGAACTGCTCTTCGACCAGGGCCTCGGCGACATCTTCGACAACCGGGTGGCCGGCAACATCGTCGACGACCTGCTGCTGGGCAGCATGGAATACGCCGTCGAGCACTTCGACCCGCCGCTGCTGCTGGTGCTCGGGCACGAGCGCTGCGGCGCGATCTCGGCCACGGTCGACATCCTCCGCAGCGGTGGCGAGGCCCCGGGGCACATCGCCGCCATCGTCGACGCGCTGACCCCGATCGTCGAGCCGGTGCTGAGCCTGCCCGGCGACCCGGTCGAGAACGGCGTCGTGGCCAACGTGCGGGCCCAGGTCGCGGCGCTCACCGCGAGCAGCCCGATCATCCGCGAGAAGGTCGAGGCCGGCCACCTCGGCGTGGCCGGCGCGCGTTACGACCTGGACACCGGGAAGGTCACTCTGCTGTAG
- a CDS encoding response regulator transcription factor produces MRVLVVEDERNLCDAIARGLRRKGMAVDVAYDGLQGHEMAYVTRYDVVVLDRDLPGMHGDEICAALVESGALTRVLMLTASGTVADRVEGLQLGADDYLAKPFAFEELVARVQALGRRATPAAPPVLTVGNLVLDQTRRVVTRGGTPIELTNKEFGVLEELLKARGGVVSSEELLERVWDANTDPFTTTVRVTVMTLRKKVGDPPLIETVVGAGYRVPEPVVLS; encoded by the coding sequence GTGCGTGTGCTGGTTGTGGAAGACGAGCGGAACCTCTGCGATGCGATCGCCCGCGGGCTGCGGCGCAAAGGCATGGCGGTCGACGTGGCCTACGACGGCCTGCAGGGCCACGAGATGGCCTACGTGACCCGCTACGACGTGGTCGTGCTCGACCGTGACCTGCCCGGCATGCACGGCGACGAGATCTGCGCGGCCCTGGTCGAATCGGGCGCGCTGACCCGGGTGCTCATGCTCACCGCCAGCGGCACGGTCGCCGACCGGGTCGAGGGCCTGCAGCTGGGTGCCGACGACTACCTGGCCAAACCGTTCGCCTTCGAGGAGCTGGTGGCCCGGGTGCAGGCGCTGGGCCGGCGGGCCACCCCGGCCGCCCCGCCCGTGCTCACCGTGGGCAACCTGGTGCTCGACCAGACCCGCCGGGTCGTCACCCGCGGCGGCACCCCGATCGAGCTCACCAACAAGGAGTTCGGCGTGCTGGAGGAACTGCTCAAGGCGCGCGGTGGTGTCGTGTCGAGCGAGGAACTGCTGGAACGGGTGTGGGACGCCAACACCGACCCGTTCACCACGACCGTACGGGTGACCGTCATGACGCTGCGGAAGAAGGTGGGCGACCCGCCGCTGATCGAAACCGTGGTCGGCGCCGGCTACCGCGTGCCCGAACCGGTCGTCCTCTCATGA
- a CDS encoding outer membrane protein assembly factor BamB family protein, with amino-acid sequence MALIELDLTTQPDQTSTPLPPAHRYRLPGLLLVAVLALAAGGAAPALPVLWRYLGAVPAAGGPEAPFQLAGGRVYTVEAAGQERVTTAWSLERTPRELWTVSFPARVSGPDEISWGAVDAEQAGDVVLFGDGPDTTIVDAATGAIRWTSPVAVTPLPGGRIGVTQRHDFRSGTVYDQASGEPGMLYFSATGEPHTEPPLRTHINGVDLTDGRVLWTLTVAGSVNVAVPPGDETAALLLSSDRLRRIDGTTGEVVGNRSLPRVGGIAPATGELVDGLMMVYYGRRGIVSREVAYAPDTLEQRWQRRVPTMMTDPANCSGLHCAGGRQALDVLDPDTGRARWRAPDDVDLAKYGNYVIEVGVESGMPVRLVDPDTGVTRVDLTGWRAEVVGQAGQPIVLRRGIDAGASAFGVVVDRRDEIQPLGVTGGPVSDCASDARHVVCRTDDGLRIWAYRA; translated from the coding sequence TTGGCACTGATCGAGCTGGACCTGACGACCCAGCCCGACCAGACGTCCACTCCGCTGCCTCCCGCCCACCGCTACCGCCTGCCCGGTCTGCTGCTGGTCGCGGTGCTGGCGCTGGCCGCCGGAGGCGCCGCGCCCGCCCTGCCGGTGCTCTGGCGCTACCTCGGCGCCGTGCCCGCCGCGGGCGGCCCGGAGGCGCCGTTCCAGCTGGCCGGCGGCCGGGTCTACACGGTCGAGGCGGCGGGCCAGGAACGCGTCACCACGGCCTGGAGCCTGGAACGCACGCCGCGCGAGCTGTGGACGGTGAGTTTCCCGGCCCGCGTCTCCGGTCCCGACGAGATCAGCTGGGGCGCGGTCGACGCCGAACAGGCGGGCGACGTGGTGCTCTTCGGCGACGGACCGGACACGACGATCGTGGACGCGGCGACCGGGGCGATCCGGTGGACCTCGCCGGTGGCCGTCACGCCGCTGCCGGGCGGCCGGATCGGCGTCACCCAGCGGCACGACTTCCGCTCCGGCACCGTCTACGACCAGGCCTCGGGCGAACCCGGCATGCTGTACTTCTCGGCCACCGGCGAGCCGCACACCGAGCCGCCGCTGCGCACCCACATCAACGGGGTCGACCTGACCGACGGCCGGGTGCTGTGGACGCTGACCGTGGCCGGCTCGGTCAACGTGGCCGTGCCGCCGGGCGACGAGACGGCCGCGCTGCTGCTCTCCTCCGACCGGCTGCGCCGCATCGACGGCACCACCGGCGAGGTCGTGGGGAACCGGTCGCTGCCCCGGGTGGGCGGGATCGCCCCGGCCACCGGGGAACTGGTCGACGGGCTGATGATGGTCTACTACGGCCGCCGGGGGATCGTCTCGCGCGAGGTCGCCTACGCCCCCGACACCCTCGAGCAGCGCTGGCAGCGGCGCGTGCCGACGATGATGACCGACCCGGCCAACTGTTCCGGCCTGCACTGCGCGGGCGGCCGTCAGGCCCTCGACGTGCTCGACCCGGACACCGGCCGGGCCCGCTGGCGGGCACCCGACGACGTCGATTTGGCGAAATACGGGAACTACGTGATCGAGGTGGGTGTCGAGTCGGGTATGCCGGTGCGGCTGGTCGACCCGGACACCGGCGTCACCCGCGTCGACCTGACCGGCTGGCGGGCCGAGGTGGTGGGCCAGGCCGGGCAGCCGATCGTGCTGCGGCGCGGCATCGACGCCGGGGCCAGCGCGTTCGGCGTGGTGGTGGACCGCCGCGACGAGATCCAGCCGCTCGGCGTGACCGGCGGCCCGGTCAGCGACTGCGCCTCCGACGCGCGGCACGTGGTCTGCCGCACCGACGACGGGCTGCGAATCTGGGCCTATCGGGCCTGA
- a CDS encoding class I SAM-dependent RNA methyltransferase, whose translation MNELQEGDLVELTVGAPAHGGHCVARVGGEHGQVVFVRHALPGERVTAEITELHKGFARADAVTIHEPSPDRVEPPCPYARPGLCGGCDLQHASGDAQRRWKAAVVEEQLRRLAKLTYAVRVEELPGGLLGWRSRVRYAVDAAGRAGLLKHRSHEVVAIDRCRIAHPGLQALDLLQREWPDADALEAVASTGGDVTVLARPTGSGKTLPPDDPAEGTTLGGGGRVRLTGPGEVTERAAGREWRVPAEGFWQVHPAAAETLVSTVVEMLRPAAGETVWDLYGGAGLFAGAVAEHTHGRTTVVEASHLGAAAARENVTAEVVEARVDAALSRRRVTGPVDLVVLDPPRAGAGAKVVRSVVAAGPRAVAYVACDPAALARDIATFRELGWNLVTLRAFDCFPMTQHVECVALLEP comes from the coding sequence GTGAACGAACTGCAGGAGGGCGACCTCGTCGAGCTCACCGTGGGCGCCCCGGCGCACGGCGGGCACTGCGTGGCCCGGGTCGGCGGTGAGCACGGCCAGGTCGTGTTCGTCAGGCACGCGCTGCCCGGCGAGCGGGTGACGGCCGAGATCACCGAGCTGCACAAGGGGTTCGCGCGGGCCGACGCGGTCACGATCCACGAGCCGTCGCCGGACCGGGTCGAGCCGCCCTGCCCGTACGCGCGTCCGGGCCTGTGCGGCGGCTGCGATCTGCAACACGCCTCGGGCGACGCGCAGCGACGGTGGAAGGCGGCCGTCGTCGAGGAGCAGCTGCGGCGGCTGGCCAAGCTGACCTACGCCGTACGGGTCGAGGAACTGCCCGGTGGCCTACTGGGCTGGCGCAGCCGGGTGCGGTACGCCGTCGACGCGGCCGGGCGGGCCGGGCTGCTCAAGCACCGCTCGCACGAGGTGGTGGCGATCGACCGGTGCCGGATCGCGCACCCCGGCCTCCAGGCCCTCGACCTGCTGCAGCGGGAGTGGCCCGACGCCGACGCGCTGGAGGCGGTCGCGAGCACCGGCGGCGACGTGACTGTGCTGGCCCGCCCCACGGGCAGCGGCAAGACGCTGCCGCCGGACGATCCCGCCGAGGGCACGACGCTGGGCGGGGGCGGCCGGGTGCGGCTCACCGGCCCGGGCGAGGTGACCGAGCGGGCGGCCGGACGCGAGTGGCGGGTGCCGGCCGAGGGCTTCTGGCAGGTGCACCCGGCGGCGGCCGAGACCCTCGTGTCCACCGTGGTCGAGATGCTGCGCCCGGCCGCTGGGGAGACCGTCTGGGACCTGTACGGCGGGGCCGGGCTCTTCGCCGGGGCCGTCGCCGAGCACACCCACGGGCGTACGACGGTGGTCGAGGCCTCGCATCTCGGGGCGGCCGCGGCCCGGGAGAACGTGACCGCCGAGGTCGTCGAGGCCCGGGTCGACGCCGCGCTGTCCCGCCGCCGCGTCACCGGGCCGGTCGACCTGGTCGTGCTCGACCCGCCCCGCGCGGGGGCCGGGGCCAAGGTGGTGCGCTCGGTGGTGGCGGCCGGACCGCGGGCGGTGGCCTATGTGGCCTGTGACCCGGCCGCGCTCGCCCGCGACATCGCCACGTTTCGTGAGCTGGGCTGGAATCTGGTCACGCTGCGCGCCTTCGACTGCTTCCCGATGACCCAGCATGTGGAGTGCGTCGCTCTGTTGGAACCCTGA
- the dxs gene encoding 1-deoxy-D-xylulose-5-phosphate synthase, translated as MSESLPAPDGILATVTEPGDLKRLSPEQLTLLAAEIRDFLVAKVSRTGGHLGPNLGVVETTLALHRVFDSPRDRILFDTGHQAYVHKIVTGRQDGFDLLRRRGGLTGYPSRAESEHDFIENSHASTALSYADGMSKAFALRGEDRHVVAVVGDGALTGGMCWEALNNIAAAKNRLVIVVNDNGRSYAPTIGGLADHLSTLRLNPGYEKVLDLVKDALGSTPVVGKPVYEVLHAVKRGIKDAVSPQPMFEDLGIKYLGPVDGHDVQAMESALRRAKGFDAPVIVHAVTRKGYGYRPAEQDEADCLHSPSSFDVETGKSLAASKLKWTSVFADELVKIADDRPDVVGITAAMAEPTGIAALAKKYPERSYDVGIAEQHAVTSAAGLAMGGLHPVVAVYATFLNRAFDQVLLDVAMHELPVTFVLDRAGITGPDGPSHYGIWDMSVFGVVPGMRIAAPRDEATLREELREALAVDDGPTLVRFPTGAVPAALPALRRVGQVDLLREDERKDVLLVAVGSFAGLGLEVAERLAEQGFGVTVADPRWVRPVPIELTGLAAQHRLVVTLEDGMRAGGVGDAVASALRDAGVEVPLRDFGVPAGFHPHGTRAEILTELGLTAQDVARGVTEWVAKLDAQPANAEIRR; from the coding sequence ATGAGCGAATCCCTCCCCGCCCCCGACGGCATCCTGGCGACCGTCACCGAGCCCGGTGACCTCAAGCGCCTCAGCCCCGAGCAGCTGACCCTGCTGGCGGCGGAGATTCGCGACTTCCTGGTGGCCAAGGTGTCGCGCACCGGCGGCCACCTCGGCCCCAACCTCGGCGTGGTCGAGACCACCCTGGCCCTGCACCGCGTGTTCGACTCGCCCCGGGACCGGATCCTGTTCGACACCGGCCACCAGGCGTACGTGCACAAGATCGTCACCGGCCGGCAGGACGGCTTCGACCTGCTGCGCCGGCGCGGCGGACTGACCGGCTACCCGAGCCGGGCCGAGAGCGAGCACGACTTCATCGAGAACTCGCACGCCTCGACCGCCCTGTCCTACGCGGACGGCATGTCCAAGGCGTTCGCCCTGCGCGGCGAGGACCGGCACGTCGTGGCCGTGGTCGGCGACGGCGCGCTCACCGGCGGCATGTGCTGGGAGGCCCTCAACAACATCGCCGCGGCCAAGAACCGCCTGGTCATCGTCGTCAACGACAACGGCCGGTCGTACGCGCCGACCATCGGCGGCCTGGCCGACCACCTCTCCACGCTGCGGCTCAACCCCGGCTACGAAAAGGTGCTCGACCTGGTCAAGGACGCGCTGGGCTCGACACCGGTGGTGGGCAAGCCGGTCTACGAGGTGCTGCACGCGGTCAAGCGCGGCATCAAGGACGCGGTCAGCCCGCAGCCCATGTTCGAGGATCTCGGCATCAAATACCTGGGCCCGGTCGACGGGCACGACGTGCAGGCCATGGAGTCGGCGCTGCGCCGGGCCAAGGGCTTCGACGCGCCGGTCATCGTGCACGCGGTCACTCGCAAGGGTTACGGCTACCGTCCCGCCGAGCAGGACGAGGCCGACTGCCTGCACAGTCCGAGCAGCTTCGACGTCGAGACCGGCAAGTCGCTGGCCGCCTCCAAGCTCAAGTGGACGAGCGTCTTCGCCGACGAGCTGGTCAAGATCGCCGACGACCGGCCCGATGTGGTGGGCATCACCGCCGCCATGGCCGAGCCGACCGGCATCGCCGCACTGGCCAAGAAATACCCCGAGCGCTCGTACGACGTGGGCATCGCGGAGCAGCACGCGGTGACCAGCGCGGCCGGCCTGGCCATGGGCGGCCTGCACCCGGTCGTGGCGGTCTACGCCACGTTCCTCAACCGCGCCTTCGACCAGGTGCTCCTCGACGTGGCGATGCACGAGCTGCCCGTCACGTTCGTGCTCGACCGGGCCGGGATCACCGGCCCCGACGGCCCCAGCCACTACGGCATCTGGGACATGAGCGTCTTCGGTGTCGTGCCCGGGATGCGGATCGCCGCCCCGCGCGACGAGGCGACGCTGCGCGAGGAGCTGCGCGAGGCTCTCGCCGTCGACGACGGCCCGACGCTGGTCCGCTTCCCGACCGGCGCCGTGCCGGCCGCGTTGCCCGCGCTGCGCCGGGTCGGCCAGGTCGACCTGCTGCGGGAGGACGAGCGCAAGGACGTGCTGCTGGTCGCGGTCGGCTCGTTCGCCGGGCTGGGCCTCGAGGTCGCCGAGCGGCTGGCCGAGCAGGGCTTCGGGGTCACCGTGGCCGACCCGCGCTGGGTCCGCCCGGTGCCGATCGAGCTGACCGGCCTGGCCGCTCAGCACCGCCTGGTGGTCACGCTGGAGGACGGCATGCGGGCCGGCGGCGTGGGCGACGCGGTGGCCAGCGCCCTGCGGGACGCGGGGGTCGAGGTGCCGCTGCGCGACTTCGGCGTGCCGGCCGGGTTCCACCCGCACGGCACGCGGGCCGAGATCCTGACCGAGCTCGGACTCACCGCGCAGGACGTGGCGCGCGGTGTCACCGAGTGGGTGGCCAAGCTCGACGCGCAGCCCGCGAACGCGGAAATTCGCCGATAG
- a CDS encoding sensor histidine kinase, with the protein MTVYLGREQPPPGLPRPTLRLRLTLLNGILLVGAGAILVLLAWLLVGDVMHPGVGLQPGSVVTLTDGRTVDAAQWQEALVDQAAREMLVKGLVALFAIGIIGIAGAYAVAGRALRPLHTVTQTARRLGEETLDQRIRYSGADDEVAELARTFDAMLDRLAGAFESQKRFVANASHELRTPLAVMRTEIDVTLSDDEADVAEYRRMAKVVRNASERANGLVDALLVLARSEAQSGRRLVRKVPADMAMSVTNALSAVKAEAERLKLDVTTDLQPAPVVGDPSLLDRLAGNLIENAIRYNHLLGRLWLRTETVNGQARLVVGNTGYEVEPGDVPGLFEPFRRGGWERTGSRGSGLGLSIVRAVCDAHGGTVSAVAQAGGGLEVTVSLPTADATPVVAASASVPRAKLA; encoded by the coding sequence ATGACGGTCTACCTCGGCCGCGAGCAACCCCCGCCCGGACTGCCCCGGCCCACCCTGCGGCTGCGGCTGACCCTGCTCAACGGCATCCTGCTGGTCGGCGCGGGAGCGATCCTGGTGCTGCTGGCGTGGCTGCTGGTGGGCGACGTGATGCACCCCGGCGTGGGGCTGCAACCCGGCTCCGTGGTCACGCTGACCGACGGGCGTACGGTCGACGCCGCCCAGTGGCAGGAGGCGCTGGTCGACCAGGCGGCACGCGAGATGCTGGTCAAAGGCCTGGTGGCGCTGTTCGCGATCGGCATCATCGGCATCGCCGGGGCGTACGCGGTGGCCGGCCGGGCCCTGCGCCCCCTGCACACCGTCACCCAGACCGCCCGCCGCCTGGGCGAGGAGACGCTCGACCAGCGCATCCGCTACTCCGGGGCGGACGACGAGGTGGCCGAACTGGCCCGCACCTTCGACGCGATGCTGGACCGGCTGGCCGGCGCGTTCGAGTCGCAGAAACGGTTCGTCGCGAACGCCTCCCACGAACTGCGCACCCCGCTGGCGGTGATGCGCACCGAGATCGACGTGACCCTCAGCGACGACGAGGCCGACGTGGCGGAATACCGCCGCATGGCCAAAGTGGTGCGCAACGCCTCCGAACGGGCCAACGGGCTGGTCGACGCGCTGCTCGTGCTGGCCCGCTCCGAGGCCCAGTCCGGGCGGCGGCTCGTGCGCAAAGTGCCGGCCGACATGGCGATGAGCGTGACCAACGCGTTGTCGGCGGTGAAAGCCGAGGCCGAACGGCTCAAACTCGACGTGACGACCGACCTGCAGCCGGCGCCCGTGGTGGGTGACCCGTCACTGCTGGACCGGCTCGCGGGCAACCTGATCGAGAACGCGATCCGCTACAACCACCTGCTGGGCCGGCTGTGGCTGCGCACCGAGACGGTGAACGGTCAAGCCCGGCTGGTGGTGGGCAACACCGGCTACGAGGTCGAGCCGGGGGACGTGCCGGGGCTGTTCGAGCCGTTCCGTCGTGGGGGCTGGGAGCGTACGGGGTCCCGGGGATCCGGTCTGGGGTTGTCGATCGTGCGGGCGGTGTGCGACGCGCACGGAGGGACGGTCTCGGCGGTGGCCCAGGCCGGAGGCGGGCTGGAAGTGACGGTGTCGCTGCCCACGGCCGACGCGACACCCGTGGTGGCGGCGTCGGCCTCGGTGCCGCGGGCCAAGCTGGCCTGA
- a CDS encoding outer membrane protein assembly factor BamB family protein, whose translation MTVQGNTVVIDLGLERGEPDSYDAPQRSTYPGWFPAAVLAVLVLLTAGASAAPAKPPFTEVFSLKVGPADPYALTEDGQLLAQAYGTLGAYDLDDGESQWEAGQEIPVYRLRLGSGLILMRPWSVGARDPGTTAVSIDDGDLQWRRSGQVITLAGSPTLLSVVPVRGFGSSANRRINGPVDAIDPDTGRTLWTVNVPSTATLVALPGAGDAGTRMLLVHDDRTMAVHDLVTGERLTRTNVPAADYDQDNPVVVGGTILLRHPGRPSMEFSAYDAVTLRNLWSKPADGAYDVETCGALACLTGPGGIRAVDPATGDTVWQRPEWRGIQQFGTQFVAYGSAEYTRPLGLINPDTGALEVDLTGWRPVTGTATQHHLLVTRATEPGGRTMVAVARPGENAPRLLGALPTGTGDCQAADERLVCRSMYGRLIVWAYGLKG comes from the coding sequence ATGACGGTTCAGGGCAACACGGTGGTCATCGATCTGGGCCTGGAGCGGGGTGAACCCGATTCGTACGACGCGCCGCAACGCTCGACGTACCCGGGCTGGTTCCCCGCCGCCGTCCTGGCCGTGCTCGTGCTGCTCACCGCCGGGGCCTCGGCCGCGCCCGCCAAGCCGCCGTTCACCGAGGTGTTCAGCCTCAAGGTGGGGCCGGCCGACCCGTACGCGCTGACCGAGGACGGCCAGCTGCTGGCCCAGGCCTACGGCACGCTCGGCGCCTACGACCTCGACGACGGTGAGTCGCAGTGGGAGGCGGGGCAGGAGATCCCCGTCTACCGGCTGCGCCTCGGCTCGGGCCTGATCCTCATGCGCCCGTGGAGCGTCGGCGCCCGCGACCCGGGCACCACCGCCGTCTCGATCGACGACGGCGATCTGCAGTGGCGGCGTTCCGGCCAGGTCATCACTCTGGCCGGGTCGCCGACCCTGCTCTCGGTCGTGCCGGTGCGCGGCTTCGGCAGCAGCGCCAACCGGCGGATCAACGGGCCGGTCGACGCCATCGACCCGGACACCGGGCGCACCCTCTGGACCGTCAACGTGCCGTCGACCGCCACCCTCGTGGCGCTGCCGGGCGCGGGCGACGCCGGCACCCGCATGCTGCTCGTGCACGACGACCGCACCATGGCCGTGCACGACCTGGTCACCGGCGAGCGCCTGACCCGGACGAACGTGCCGGCCGCGGACTACGACCAGGACAACCCGGTGGTGGTCGGCGGGACGATCCTGCTGCGGCACCCGGGCCGGCCCAGCATGGAGTTCTCGGCCTACGACGCGGTCACGTTGCGCAACCTGTGGTCGAAGCCGGCCGACGGGGCGTACGACGTCGAGACCTGCGGCGCCCTGGCCTGCCTGACCGGGCCCGGCGGCATCCGCGCGGTCGACCCGGCCACCGGCGACACCGTCTGGCAGCGGCCCGAGTGGCGGGGCATCCAGCAGTTCGGCACCCAGTTCGTCGCGTACGGGTCGGCGGAGTACACCCGACCGCTCGGCCTGATCAATCCGGACACCGGTGCCCTCGAAGTCGACCTCACCGGATGGCGCCCGGTCACCGGAACGGCTACCCAACACCACCTGCTGGTCACCAGGGCAACCGAACCCGGAGGCCGTACGATGGTCGCCGTTGCCCGGCCCGGCGAGAACGCACCACGGCTGCTCGGGGCGCTGCCGACCGGCACCGGCGACTGCCAGGCCGCGGACGAGCGCCTGGTCTGCCGCTCGATGTACGGCCGGCTCATCGTGTGGGCGTACGGCTTGAAGGGGTAA
- a CDS encoding outer membrane protein assembly factor BamB family protein: protein MAGGVIELGEVPRETPTVVGADRLVPRRALLMLLSALLVATTAAAAPLPALGRPTIVPARLGDTMFLDGRRMLLVSGSATLVSQISRRVVRAYDLPSTRLVSTTTVTVSGGINQVLPAGDTVVVSYQVDASGTWATVAVAEGTEQTRWRRTARLIAVSEADGQALLGTDEAVSAVDLRTGATRWRLPRPPDGYIAETGWDATNYPRWLVLLTDSGRLESRDPHTGALLATRAIPPREGRANGLIWPVDDLVMADDGGPGFAAYRLPALTPLWHTGADLSSSWMQAACGRLICTFRQQRGLTAIDPADGRELWENPDWAYAEPVGPYLLATRAERGVDEPGLWVIDPATGRSRGNFGRWEYLAATGDGRFYGKLDVPGEFLVHYGILDPDTFTVRVLGTAADVSNSCQAVAGLLICRLVDASVALWPLR from the coding sequence GTGGCCGGCGGAGTCATCGAACTCGGCGAGGTGCCCCGCGAGACGCCCACCGTCGTCGGGGCCGACCGGCTGGTGCCGCGCCGGGCCCTGCTGATGCTGCTGTCGGCCCTCCTCGTCGCGACGACCGCGGCCGCGGCCCCGCTGCCCGCCCTCGGCCGGCCCACCATCGTGCCGGCCCGGCTGGGCGACACCATGTTTCTCGACGGGCGGCGAATGCTGCTGGTCAGCGGCTCGGCCACGCTCGTCTCGCAGATCAGCCGCCGGGTCGTGCGGGCCTACGACCTGCCCAGCACCCGCCTGGTCAGCACCACCACGGTCACCGTCTCCGGCGGCATCAACCAGGTGCTCCCGGCGGGCGACACGGTAGTGGTTTCGTACCAGGTGGACGCGAGCGGCACCTGGGCCACGGTGGCGGTGGCCGAGGGCACCGAGCAGACCCGCTGGCGCCGCACGGCCCGGTTGATCGCGGTCTCCGAGGCCGACGGCCAGGCGCTGCTGGGCACCGACGAGGCGGTGTCCGCCGTCGACCTGCGCACCGGCGCCACCCGCTGGCGGCTGCCCCGGCCACCGGACGGCTACATCGCCGAGACCGGCTGGGACGCCACGAACTATCCGCGCTGGCTGGTGCTGCTGACCGACTCGGGCCGGTTGGAGAGCCGCGACCCGCACACCGGGGCGCTGCTGGCCACCCGTGCGATCCCGCCCCGCGAGGGTCGCGCCAACGGGCTGATCTGGCCGGTCGACGACCTGGTCATGGCGGACGACGGCGGGCCCGGCTTCGCCGCGTACCGGCTGCCCGCCCTGACCCCGCTCTGGCACACCGGGGCCGACCTGTCGAGCAGCTGGATGCAGGCCGCTTGCGGGCGCCTGATCTGCACGTTCCGGCAGCAGCGGGGGCTCACGGCGATCGACCCGGCCGACGGGCGGGAACTGTGGGAGAACCCCGACTGGGCGTACGCCGAGCCGGTCGGCCCCTACCTGCTGGCGACCCGGGCCGAGCGCGGCGTGGACGAGCCCGGGCTGTGGGTGATCGACCCCGCCACCGGACGGTCCCGGGGGAACTTCGGCCGGTGGGAGTACCTCGCGGCGACCGGGGACGGGCGCTTCTACGGCAAGCTCGACGTCCCGGGGGAGTTCCTGGTGCACTACGGGATCCTCGACCCGGACACCTTCACCGTACGGGTGCTGGGCACGGCGGCCGACGTCTCCAACAGCTGCCAGGCCGTGGCCGGTCTGCTGATCTGCCGGCTCGTCGACGCCTCGGTCGCCCTGTGGCCCCTTCGGTAG